From the genome of Excalfactoria chinensis isolate bCotChi1 chromosome 12, bCotChi1.hap2, whole genome shotgun sequence, one region includes:
- the MRPS25 gene encoding small ribosomal subunit protein mS25, whose product MPMKGRFPVRRTLQYLSQGDVVFKSSVKVMTVNYNTAGEQSEGARKFVFFNIPQIQYKNPWVQIMLFRNMTPSPFLRFYLDSGEQVLVDVEDKTNKEITEHIKKILGKSKETLEKEEREREKLSHPATFGPKKNHLRKCMCEIEGQVPCPAFVPLPKEMRGKYKASLKNKSSA is encoded by the exons ATGCCCATGAAGGGTCGGTTCCCCGTGCGGCGGACGCTGCAGTACCTCAGTCAGGGCGACGTCGTGTTCAAGAGCTCCGTGAAGGTCATGACCGTGAACTACAACACGGCGGGGGAGCAGAGCGAGGGGGCGAG AAAGTTTGTGTTTTTCAACATCCCCCAGATCCAGTACAAAAACCCCTGGGTGCAGATCATGCTCTTCAGGAACATGACGCCTTCGCCCTTCCTCCGTTTCTACCTCG ATAGCGGAGAACAAGTTTTGGTTGATGTGGAAGATAAAACCAACAAGGAGATAACggaacacattaaaaaaattctgGGCAAAAGCAA AGAAACactggagaaagaggaaagagagagagaaaaattgtCACATCCTGCAACTTTTGGGCCCAAGAAGAATCATCTGAGAAAGTGCATGTGTGAAATTGAAGGCCAGGTTCCTTGCCCTGCCTTCGTGCCACTGCCCAAAGAGATGAGAGGAAAATATAAAGcttctctgaaaaacaaatcatcTGCCTGA